ATGCGACGCTGGTGGCGGAAATGACCGGCATCGTCCCGCTGCTGCTGCTCGACGAGGTCGTCGCCCATCTCGATCCGAACCGCCGCGCCGCGCTGTTCGACGAGCTGAAGAGGCTCGGTGCGCAAGTCTGGCTGACGGGCGCGGACCCGGCGGCGTTCGCCGAGATCGGCGCCGGAGGCGAAGTCTTCGACGTCGAGAGCGGACAGGTCTCGGCCCGAAGGTAGACCGACGGGTTGAACCCGCCCAGTTTCATCAGCGACTAGCTGCTTGAGGCCGCGAGCAGCGGCCATCGCGCCGAATTCGGACACGCGCGATATTCTTGGAGCATGAGCATGACGACGGTGAGGCATGGGGTGCGAGCCCCGGCACGATGGCGGGTGTTTGCATACGGCCTCGTCCTGCTTGCGATGTGCCTGCTCGCGGCCAGCGCCGGCGCCTCGCTGCCGCATCTGTTTCCGACGACGCTCACGCTGGATTCGGATGCCAAGCTGCCCGCACCGACGCGCTACACTTATAGAGGAATCCACACCACGCTGATGCGGGGCGCCGAAGCGCCGCTCCGCGTCAGGCTGGACGCCACCGTGCCCGCAGGGCTCGGCGACGTCCTCGCCTTCTATCGCACCGAGCTTGAAAGGCTCGGCTGGCAGGAACAGCGTGATGACGCGGTGATCGGCGCCGACGACGTGCAGCTCGCCTTCGTCTCGCCGCTCGGGCCGGCAGCATTGAAACTCGCCCGCAAGGATTCCGGCACCTCGGTCCATCTCGTGCAGAAGAACGCGGCGACGGCGGCCAAAGCGAACGTCCTGCCGGAGCCCGGTCAGGCGAAGCTGGTGTTCAGCAACATCGGCGACAAGGAAGCCGTGCTCGAGATCAACGAGCAAACCATCCCGCGCCGGGCCGGGGCGAACGCGGTCGCGCTTGACCTCGTGCCCGGCAAATATCCCTACAGGCTGGGCGTGCCGGGCTATCCGGCCACCACGAACATCCTCACGGTCGCGGCCGGCGATACCTGGGAGCTCACGGTCGGGCGCGATGGTGACGCGTGGCCGCCGCTGCAGCTGTACTGAGCACTGCGTCCGTCGCAGCCATGGCGCCGGCCGGGCGCGCTTGTTGAACCTCTTCGGTTCCCACCGCGACTTCTCGTCTGAGGCCGCGCGCCGACGGCGACGCGGCCTGCCAACGCGCGAGGGCAGGACGACCCGCGCGACATCCAGGAGTTTTGACGATGCCGATGATCCGGCGCGGGGCGCAAGTCCCGGCAAAATGGCTGCTGCTTGCCTGCGGCATTCTCGTCATGGCGAGCACCTCGCGTCCGGCGGGCGCCGCAGACGAAGGCATCGTGGAGGTCCACACCCTGCCGCGGCTCGAGGGCGCGGTCGAGGACACCTCGCGCCCCGACAACCATCGCGTGATCTACACCGTGCCCATCGCACCGGCCGCCACATCGGACGCCACCAGGAAGCTGCTGAGCGCCGAGGGCTGGGTGCCCTATGTGTATCCGCTGGACGAGAAGAGCAGCACGCTGAGCTTCAAGAAGGGACGGCAGGGGCTGCGTGTCTCCTTCACGCAGGCGCGCGGGCGGCCCGACCAGTCCGCCGTATCCTACACGCCGAACCGGATCTATTCCAACGTGCCCTTCCCGGACGGCGCGACCGACCTCGTGTTCGACGAGACCCGGCCCTATCTCGGCTGCATCGTGCCCGGCGCGCTCGACGCCACCTCGGAGTTCTTTGCGAAGGAGATGGCAGCGATGGGGTGGCGCAAGCTCACGCCAGAGACCGCTTCGCGCTGGCCGAATGCGGATCTCGGCGAGGCCGTCCCGAACGGCATGCGCGTCTTCTACGATCATCCCGGCGGTGACACGACGCAGTTCTACAAGCAGAAACCGGTGATGCTCACCCTGACGCGCCGCGACGACGGCCGCACCAATGTCGAGATCAGGGTGGCGCCGTTCGCACTGCCCCAGGAGCTCGAGGCCGACGACGATATGGCCGGCCTGCCGCGCCCCAAGCCGACCAAGTCGGCGCGAGGCCTTGGTAGTGCGAGCTCCAACAAACGCGAGATGTCGGCCGCCGCGATGGCCGAGATGCCCGCCGTGCTCGCCTTCTATCGTCGCGAGCTCGCCGCGCGCGGCTGGCAGGAGGACGGTAACGCACCGCTCGCGCCCGGCGACGAGGTCGCGATCAGAATCTCGTCGGCGGAGGAAACCGGCGTGCTGCGGCTCGGCCGCAGATATGATTTCACCATGATCAGCCTGACTGCGCAGGTGAAGGAATCGGCGCTCGCGGCCCGCGCCAAGGCGAAGAAGGAGGCCGACGCGAGGTTCTTGGGCGATGCCTTGGGTGCGGCTCAGCAGCTCATCGCGGCGGATGAGGCCCGGCGCAAGTCGCAGGCGGCCTCGCTGTCGGACGCCCCGCTCACTCCGCTCGCCGACAGCAAGACGCCGGTGCCGCTACCCGAGAATGCGGAAGGCGTGAAGTTCGAAGGCGGCGACGGCCGGCTGGAATTCTCCTCGGCGTCGAGCGTGAAGGCGCTCAGCAGCTTCTATCGCACGGCGCTGAAGGGCTCGGGCTGGAAGGAGCAGCCCTCCGTCATCAACCAGCCCAACATGGCGGTGATGGCGTTCTCCAAGGGCGGCAAGTCGATCTCGATGACCGTGCTGCAGATGGGCCCGAAGGTGAGTGTCCGCGCCGACGGTTCGGGCCTGGTGACGGAAGCGGCCAAGCCTGCGGCCAGCACGGAGATGGAGGTGCAGGCCAAATCCTCCGAGCCGCTCAAGCCCGATTCTGAGTCCCAACTGCCCGTGCCGACGCAGCGTTCGTCGAAATCGTTTGCCACCACAAAGGTACCCGGCGGCGAGGGGCCGCTCCGCCAGGAGCTGACAGCCAGCATCCCCGCGCCGCTCCAGGACGTCCTCGCCTTCTACCGTGCCGAATTGTCCAAGCTCGGCTGGCAGGAGAAGGCCGACGGCGCGACCGTGTCGGCAGAACGCGCGCAGCTCCACTTCACCTCGCCGCAAGGCCCGGCTCTTCTCGTGCTCGGGCGCACCAAGGGCGAGACCACCGTCAGCCTGGCGCAGAAGAATGCGGATGTCGCTGCTAAGGCCGACATCATGCCGAAGGCGGGACAAGCGAGGCTCATGCTTGGCAACATGGGAGCAGCCGAGGCCTCGCTGACGATCAACAAGCAGACGGTGAAGATCGCGGCCGGTGCCGGTGGCCCGCGATCGCCGAAAGGCCCCATGCTCGATCTACCGCCAGGCAAGTATCCGTACGCGGTGCGCCTGCCCGGGCAGCCCGCCCGCACCGAGACCTTGACCGTTGCGGCCGGCGAGGCCTGGGGTCTACTGGTGGGCCCGGGCGGAGACGTGCTGCCGCTGCAGATGTATTGAGGCGCCATCGTCATGGCCGGGCATGTCCCGGCCATGACGACCTCTGATCAAGCCGCGCCAAGTTTGCCCGGGAACCAGCCTTCCCAAACCCGCAGAATCCACGCCTTTCGAGACCCGAAGCGGGCCTTCGAATCGGCCTTTTCGCAGGCCCTGGAATCGGCTTTCAAAAGCCTTGAAAACTCGCCCAAAAACCCTATCTGCTCAATGGGTTGCCAGAGGATACTTTGCGCTAGGCGCAATCCGTCTTTCGTGGCACAAATAACCTGCAAATCAGCGCCTTTTGCGCCGCTGATTCGGGCGACATCTCGAAGGCCTCTCATGACAGAACCTGCTCGGCAGCAAGCTGCCGAAAACGAGCCCTCCAACGCGAGCGAATACGGCGCGGAATCGATCCGCGTGCTCAAGGGTCTCGACGCCGTCCGCAAGCGCCCGGGCATGTATATCGGCGACACCGACGACGGCTCGGGCCTGCACCACATGGTGTACGAGGTCGTCGACAACGCAATCGACGAAGCCCTCGCGGGCCACGCCACGCGCGTCGACGTGATCCTCAATGCCGATAATTCCGTCACCGTGCGCGACGACGGCCGTGGCATCCCCGTCGACATCCACAAGGGCGAAGGGATCTCGGCGGCCGAGGTCATCATGACCCAGCTCCATGCCGGCGGAAAATTCGACCAGAACTCCTACAAGGTCTCCGGCGGCCTGCATGGCGTCGGCGTCTCCGTCGTCAACGCGCTGTCGAGCAAGCTCGGCTTGCGCATCTGGCGCGACCACAAGGAGCACTATATCGAGTTCGCCCATGGCGATGCCGTAGCGCCGCTCAAGGTCATCGGCGATGCGCCGGGCAAGCGCGGCACCGAGGTCACGTTCCTGGCCTCGAGCGAGACCTTCAAGAACATCGAATATGATTTCGCCACGCTCGAGCATCGCCTGCGCGAGCTCGCCTTCCTCAATTCCGGCGTCAACATCGCCCTCTCCGACATGCGTCACGCGGTCGAGAAGCGCGAGGAGATGCACTATTCCGGCGGCGTCGAGGAATTCGTCAAATATCTCGACCGCAACAAGAAGGCGATCGTGCCGGCGCCGATCATGGTGCGCGCGGAAGCCAACGGGATCGGCGTCGAGGCGGCTTTGTGGTGGAACGACAGCTACCATGAGAACGTGCTGTGCTTCACCAACAACATCCCGCAGCGTGACGGCGGCACCCACCTGGCCGGCTTCCGCGGCGCGCTGACGCGGCAGGTCAACGGCTATGCCGAGGCCAACGCGAAAAAGGAAAAGATCGCGCTGACCGGCGACGATTGCCGCGAAGGCCTCACCGCCGTTCTCTCGGTGAAGGTGCCCGATCCGAAATTCTCGTCGCAGACCAAGGACAAGCTGGTGTCCTCGGAGGTGCGCCCCGTTGTCGAGAACGTCCTCAACGAGGCGCTGCAGGCCTGGTTCGAGGAACACCCGAGCGAAGCCAAGATGATCGTCGGCAAGGTGATCCAGGCCGCGGCCGCCCGCGAAGCCGCGCGAAAAGCGCGCGAGCTGACGCGCAAGAGCCCGCTCTCGGTCTCCTCGCTGCCCGGCAAGCTCGCCGACTGCCAGGAGAAGGATCCGGCCAAGTCCGAACTCTTCATCGTCGAGGGCGACTCGGCAGGCGGCAGCGCCAAGCAGGGCCGCAACCGCGAATTCCAGGCCGTGCTGCCGCTGCGCGGCAAGATCTTGAACGTCGAACGCGTCCGCCCCGACAAGATGCTGTCGAGCGAGCAGATCGGCACGCTGATCACCGCGCTCGGCACCGGCATCAGCGACGAGTTCTCGATCGAGAAGCTGCGCTATCACAAGATCATCGTGATGACGGACGCCGACGTCGACGGCGCCCACATCCGCACGCTGCTGCTGACCTTCTTCTACCGGCAGATGCGCGACATCATCGACGGCGGCTATCTCTATATAGCCCAGCCGCCGCTGTATAAGGTCAACCGCGGCAAATCCGAGCAGTACCTCAAGGACGAGAGGGCGCTGGAGGATTATCTGATCGATACCGGGCTCGACGACTGCGTCTACATTCCAGGCTCCGGCGGCGATCGCACCGGGCGCGATCTGCGTTCGCTGATCGACGACGCCCGCGCCGTCCGCGGCATCCTGCGCAGCCTGCACAACCGCTACAATCGCAAGGTGATCGAGCAGGCCGCCATCACAGGCGTGCTGAACAAGGCGATCTACGGCGACCCGGAGAAAGCCGCCGCGGCCGCGCAATACATCGCCGCCCGCCTCGACACGCTCGCCGACGAGGTCGAACGCGGCTGGGTCGGCCAGTACGTCGAAGGCCAGGGATTCCAGTTCGAGCGCACCGTGCGCGGCGTCAAGGAAGCCGCAGTGATCGACGATGCCTTCCTGGGCTCGGCCGAAGCCCGCAAGCTCGACGAATACACCGTGAAGCTCCAGGACGTTTATGCTCGCCCCGGCAAGCTGCGGCGCAAGGACGTCGAGCACATGGTCTACGGCCCGGTCGACCTGTTCGAAGCGGTCACCGACGCCGGCCGCAAGGGCGTCACGCTGCAGCGCTACAAAGGTCTGGGCGAGATGAACCCGGAGCAGCTCTGGGAGACGACGCTGGACACCAATGCGCGCTCGCTGCTGCAGGTGAAGGTCAAGGAGGTCGACGAGGCCGACGACATCTTCACCAAGCTGATGGGCGACGTGGTCGAGCCGCGCCGCGACTTCATCCAGGAACATTCGCTCAGCGCGACGATCGATATCTGATCGCCCCTCAAGCTCGTCGCCCGGTCTCAGCCAAGCACTCGCTGCACCTGTCCCGCTTGCGGGAGAGGTCGACACGCTCGCAGAGCGTGGCGGGTGAGGGCTTTTTCCACATGGGGATTGTCCCATTGCGGACACACCCTCTCCCCCGCCCTCCCCCGCAAGCGGGGAAGGGCGCACATCGCCGTCCCGGCCACGAGCCCCATTGCACTCCAGGACACCCCTGAACCTCCCCCCTCGCGACCGCGACGAAGTGGCATGAACCCGTCGGCCATTCCGGCCGGGAAGCCCTCACGCCATGATCGCCTCCGCAACGACCAGTTCCACCGTGCCATCCCGCCGCCTCGGCATCATCGGCAGCATCGTCGGCGTGCTGGCGCTGATAGCGGCGGTGTTGCCGCATTGGGTCGTGCCGATCGTGTTTCCGCCGCCGCCGGCGGACAAGGTGATCGTCGACACCGGACAACGCCTCAAGGACCGCGTCATCGCCAAGGTGAAGGGCGTGGAGTATCAGGCTCCGAAGGTCGAAAAATCCACGGGGCGAAGCTGGAGCGAAACCGCGTCGGTCACCGCGATCTCGCTCGGCCTGCTTGCCATCCTGCTCTCGGTCCTTTCGCTGATCTTCAGGGAAGACCGGCTCCTCGCCGCCGTCGCCGCCACGCTCGGCACCGGCGCCATCGCGATCGAGATCTCCTTCTTCATGATCGGCGCGCTGATCCTGATCGCGATCCTCTATGTGGTGGGGAACATCATCGGGTTGCTCTAAAGGCCCCTTGATACAAGCTCCTGTCCTCATCCTGAGGAGCCCGCAAGGCGGGCGTCTCGAAGGATGGCCGCAGGCGATATAGGGGCCTGCATGGTTCGAGACGCGCGTTCCGCGCTCCTCACCATGAGGGACTAGCAGCCTGGCCGCAGCTCACGCACCGGCCACGAACCACCGCGAGCGCAATTGCTCCCGCGCTCGATTCTCTGTAGTTTCCGCCCCGAAACAGCCCACCAACAGGACAGCGAGAACCAAGTGGCGCCCATCCAATATATCGTCGAGGGCGGTCACCGGCTCTCGGGCTCGATCGAGCCGTCCGGCAACAAGAATTCGGCGCTGCCGATCATCGCCGCCGCGCTGCTCACCGAGCATCCGGTGACCCTGGAGAACGTGCCGCGGATCCGCGACACCGAAACGCTGGTCGAGCTGATCCGCTCGGTCGGCGCGTCGGCGGAATGGACCGCCCGCAATACGCTGCACATCCACGCCAAGAGCATCCGCGCCGCCGACCTCGACCCGGAGCTGTGCGTGCGCATCCGCGCCTCGATCCTGCTCGCGGGCCCGCTGCTCGCGCGCTGCGGCGAAGTGATGCTGCCGCCGCCCGGCGGCGACGTCATCGGCCGCCGCAGGCTGGACACGCATGTGCTGGCGCTGGAGCAATTGGGCGCAAAAGTCACGGCGACCGACCGGCTCGAATTCCGCGCGCCCAAACTCGCTGGTGCCGACGTGTTCCTGGACGAGCCGAGCGTCACCGCGACCGAGAACGCGCTGGTCGCGGCGGTCGCCGCGGACGGCGTCACCCATTTGCGCAACGCGGCCTCCGAGCCGCACGTGCAGGATCTCGCCAACTTCCTGGTCGCGCTCGGTGCGAAGATCGAGGGCATCGGCACCAACACCATGATCGTGCATGGGCCGGCAACGCTGGGGGAAGCGACCTATCGGATCCAGCCCGACCACATCGAGGTCGGCTCGCTGATCGGGCTCGCCGCCGTGACGCGCTCGCCGCTGCGCATCACGCGCGCCGGTGTCGAGCACCTGCGCTCGATCCGCATGGGGTTCGAGCGGCTCGGCATCGTCTGCCGCGTCGAGGGCGACGACCTCATCGTGCCGTCGAACCAGACGCTGAAAATCCAGGACGATTTCGGCGGCCACGTGCCGAAGCTGGAAGACCAGCCCTGGCCGGCCTTTCCCGCCGATTTGATGTCGATTGCGATCGTCACCGCCACGCAATGCGAGGGCGTGATCCTGATGTTCGAGAAAATGTTCGAATCGCGGATGTTCTTCGTCGACAAGCTGATCGCGATGGGTGCGCGCATCGTGCTGTGCGACCCGCACCGTGCGATCATCGCAGGGCCCAGCCGCCTGCACGGCGCGACCATGACCTCGCCCGATATCCGCGCCGGCATGGCCATGCTGCTGGCCGCCGTGTGCGCCCAGGGCACCTCCACCATCAACAACGCCGACCAGATCGAGCGAGGCTACGAGCGGATCGAGGAACGGCTCAATGTACTGGGTGCGAAGATCAAGCGCGTGCCGGAGCGAAAGGGCTGAGGTCCTGTTGAGGCAGAGGCGGCGAGGCGCACAGTATCGTAGGGTGGGCAAAGCGCAGCGTGCCCACGCATCTCTTGCAATATGAGATAGGTGGTGGGCACGGCGCTTGCGCGCCTTTGCCCACCCTACGGTACCGATCTAGCGGATAGATCCCCTCACCGTCTTGCGCTTGGGGCCATGTTTTCGTCGCGCGGCCGTGCTATTGAGCCCGCCATGCTCGACACCGTCCAACATCATTCGCAGCCGCAAGCCGGCGTGCCGCAAAACCATCTCGCGCAGGAGTTCGTCGAGACGCTGCGGCTGGCCGTGCCGCTGATGCTGACGCAGCTCGGGCAGATCGCGATGATTACGACCGATCTTGCCATGATCGGGCACCTCGGCGAGAGCGCGGTGGCCGCGGCGGCGCTGGCGCATACGGTCTATTTCGTCAACTTCACCTTCGGGCTGGGATTGATGTCGGCGGTGTCGCCGCTCGCCGCGCAGGCCTTTGGAGCTGGCGACGTCAAGCTGATCCGCCGCTCCTTGCGGGTCGGGCTGTGGGTCGCCTTGCTGATGTCGCTGCCGATGATGGCCTCGCCGCTCTATGGCGAGACAATCCTGCTCGCGCTGGGTCAGGTGCCGCAATCGGCCGCGCTCGCCCAGCGCTACCTGAATGGCCTCGCCTGGGGCATCGCGCCGGCGCTGGGCTTTATCGCGCTCCGCAGCATGATGAGCGCGGTGAACCGGCCGCAGGCGCCCCTGTGGATCACGGTCGCGGCGATCCCGATCAATGCCGTCCTCGTCTACGTCCTGATCCACGGTCTGTTCGGGCTCCCGGAGCTCGGCCTGTTCGGCGCGGGGCTTGCGACCACGCTGGTCAATCTCGGCACCTTCCTCGCCGCACTCGCCATTGCCGCCTGGCGCAAGCCGTTTTCGGACTATCATCCGCTCGCCCGTCTCTGGCGGATCGATTGGCCCTTGATGCGCCAGCTGATCGCGATCGGCGCACCGATCTCGTTCTCGCTGCTGATGGAATACGGCCTCTTCTCATCGGCAGCGCTGCTGATGGGACTGATCTCGACGACGGCGCTCGCGGCGCATCAGATCGCGCTGCAGGTCACGGCGGTGCTGTTCATGGTTCCGCTCGGCATCGGCATGGCCGCGACCGTGCGCGTCGGCCACGCCTTCGGCCGGGGCGAACCGGCGGCGGTGAGGCGCGCCGGGCTGGTCGCGACCGTGCTCGGAATCGCGCTGGTCTCCGCACTGACGATCGCGATCATTCTCGGCCGCTACCAGCTCGGCCGGCTGTTCTTCGGCAGCAGTGAGGCCGCCGCGGCAACCGTCGAGCTGACCGCGACATTGCTGGTGGTCGGCGCGACCTTCTTCATCGCCGACGGGCTCCAGACCATCGTTGGCGGCGCGCTGCGCGGCATCAACGACACCAAGATGACACTCGTGTTCGCGGCGATCGGCTATTGGTGCATCGCCTTTCCCATCGCCTGGGTGTTGGCTTTCCACACCGGACTGGGCGCGATCGGCGTCTGGGTCGGATTCTCGGTCGGGACATTTGTCTATGCCGGTCTTCTGATCTTGCGCTTCCGGATGCTGACGCGCAGATTGGCGGGATGATCGGAATTGCCCGCGAAGTCACACCTGAGGTCGACACCAATGCGCTGCTATCAGGCGCGCAGTTCGCCGACGCGTTTCGCGTCGAGATCGGCGCAGCGCACGTGAATGCCCGCGAGGCCTGCACCCGGATGGTGCTGCACGGACCGCGCTGGATCGATGCGCTGCTGCGCCTGCGCCATATTCTGGTGTCGCCGTTCGGCCTGAAGACATCCGGTGAAGGTGCGCCGGCACCGGGCGGATTGATCGGCCTGTTTCCGGTGCTGAGCGAAACGCCCGAGCGGCTGGTCGCCGGATTCGACGATTCTCACCTGGATTTTCGCATTGTCGTCGACGTGACGGGCGATGCGGCGAGCCGCCGGGTGACCTCGACCACGCTGGTGCGGACGCATAATCTCCTCGGCCGGACCTACCTCACCCTCATCATGCCCTTCCACAAGCTCGTGGTCCGCAGCATGATGGGACGGATCGTCGAGCCCGCGCGCTAGCTCATTCGGCGACCCGCGCCGGCTTGTCCGCCGCTGCCTCCGACCATTCGCCGACGACGCGGTCGAGATCGCAGAGATTCTGGTGCATCTGCTCCAGCGAGAAACCGAGCGCGAAAAAGCGTTCGGCGGTGTCGCTGGGCTGGCCGCGGATCAGGCCATCGTGACGGACGGCGGCGACGGCCTCGGCATAGTGCTGGAGCGCGACATGGACGGGATGGATCGGCGGCGCGCCGGCGCCTTCGCGCAAGGCGCTGGCGGCCGAACGCAGGAAGCGCGCGATCACCATCGAAACCTCGGTCAGCGGACCTGCGAGCCGCGTCTGCACGTTGGCCGGCAGCGGCACCACGGTGGCGCGGCCGATCATCACGACGTCATGGCGCAGCCTCAGGATGGTTCGCAGCAAGGGGCCAGTATCCGGACCGCTCGACAGGCGCGCGGCGCGCTCGCGCTCGGCTTCGGAGCCGATCGCATTGAGGTTGACCATGGCGCTGCCGATGCCGTCCTGGATCCGGTGCAGCGCATCGTTGTCGCGGCCGCGGGTGAGGCCCGCGAGCAGCTCGGTGAAGGCATCGGCGATCAGCTCGAGCAGTTTCGCCGCGCTGGCGCGGATCTGCCGCACCGCGCGTGACGGCAGCACCAGGAAGGAGACGACGAGGCCGGTGATGGCGCCGACCGCGACCTCGCTGACGCGGTCGATTGCCGACGTCAGGGGATCGGAGTGATGCATGGTCGGAACCAGCAGCACGATCACGGCGGTCACGGTGGCCGCACTCAGGCTCGGATTGATCGCAGCGATGAAAGCGAGCGGGGCGACCGACAGCACCAGCAATCCCAGTAGCCCGGCTTCGCTGGAATAAGGGATCAGGATCGCGATGGCACCGCCATAGATCGCGCCGCCGATGGTGCCGAGCATGTAGTCACGCGTCGCCTTCAGCGAGCGGCCGACGCTCATCTGGGTCACGATCAGCGAGGTCAGGACCGCCCAGAGCGGCAACAGCAGATGCAGCGCGGTGGCGAGCGCATAGGCCGCGACAGCCGCAACCGTGACCCGGATCGCCAATCCGAGTTGCGTCCGCCGCGACCTGATCCGGTCGAACATCTGCCTTGCGCGCGTCATGCGGAATATCCCGATCCTCTTGAGCCGGGCAAAAGCATGGCTGATGCCCACGGCCGCAAGGCCGCTTGAAAGGCCAAATCAGCCCGCCTAACTTGCGCGCCAAAACGAGGAAACACGATGGCTCACGAAACCGCAACGCTTGCCGCCTATGTCTTCAACCTGAAGTACCAGGATATTCCGGCAGAGGTCTTGGATCGCGCAAAAGTGCTGACGCTGGACTTCCTCGGCAGCGCGATCCGGGCAAGGCGCGAGGCGGAATCGACCCCGTCGATGCTGAAAATGCTGGAAGCGCTGGCCCTCGACACCAAGGGTGAATCCACCGTGTTCGGCGATGCCAAGACCTGGACGCCGGCGGTCGCCGCGCTGCTCAACGGCGCGCTCGGCCATTCGCTCGATTTCGACGATACCCACGCCGATTCCTCGCTGCATCCGAGTGCACCGGTGGTTCCGGCCGCCTTCGCCGTCGGCGAGATGGTCGGCGCCTCCGGACGCGATGTCTTGACCGCGATCGTGGCGGGTTACGAGGTCTGCTGCCGGCTCGGCAATGCGCTCGATCCCACTTCGCATTATGCGCGCGGCTTCCACCCGACCGCGACCGCCGGCACCTATGGCGCGGCAGCCGCCGCCGGAAAGCTGTTCGGCCTCTCCGAGCAGCAGCTCATCGCCGCCTTTGGCGTCTCCGGCAGCCAGGCGGCAGGCTCGCTGCAATTCCTGGTCAACGGCGCCTGGAACAAGCGTTACCAGGTCGGCGCCGCCGCGATGAACGGGGTGATCGCCGCGACGCTCGCCCGTAACGATTTCGTCGGCTCTGCGGAATCGGTCGAGGGCAAGCACGGCCTGCTCGCCGGCTATACCGACGACGCGCATCCGGACAAGGCCGTCGCCGAGCTCGGCAAGACCTACGAGACCATGAAGATCGGCGTAAAGCCCTATCCGAGCTGCCGCTACACGCACGCCGCCATCGACGCGCTGATCGCGATGCGGCGCGAGCACAATCTGACACCCGACCAGGTCAAGCGCGTCGAGATCGGGCTGCACCGCAACGGCATCACCCTGACCGGCGATGCCGCCACCAAGCGGCATCCGACCTCGA
The nucleotide sequence above comes from Bradyrhizobium sp. NDS-1. Encoded proteins:
- the murA gene encoding UDP-N-acetylglucosamine 1-carboxyvinyltransferase, yielding MAPIQYIVEGGHRLSGSIEPSGNKNSALPIIAAALLTEHPVTLENVPRIRDTETLVELIRSVGASAEWTARNTLHIHAKSIRAADLDPELCVRIRASILLAGPLLARCGEVMLPPPGGDVIGRRRLDTHVLALEQLGAKVTATDRLEFRAPKLAGADVFLDEPSVTATENALVAAVAADGVTHLRNAASEPHVQDLANFLVALGAKIEGIGTNTMIVHGPATLGEATYRIQPDHIEVGSLIGLAAVTRSPLRITRAGVEHLRSIRMGFERLGIVCRVEGDDLIVPSNQTLKIQDDFGGHVPKLEDQPWPAFPADLMSIAIVTATQCEGVILMFEKMFESRMFFVDKLIAMGARIVLCDPHRAIIAGPSRLHGATMTSPDIRAGMAMLLAAVCAQGTSTINNADQIERGYERIEERLNVLGAKIKRVPERKG
- a CDS encoding DUF2867 domain-containing protein; this translates as MIGIAREVTPEVDTNALLSGAQFADAFRVEIGAAHVNAREACTRMVLHGPRWIDALLRLRHILVSPFGLKTSGEGAPAPGGLIGLFPVLSETPERLVAGFDDSHLDFRIVVDVTGDAASRRVTSTTLVRTHNLLGRTYLTLIMPFHKLVVRSMMGRIVEPAR
- a CDS encoding MATE family efflux transporter, encoding MLDTVQHHSQPQAGVPQNHLAQEFVETLRLAVPLMLTQLGQIAMITTDLAMIGHLGESAVAAAALAHTVYFVNFTFGLGLMSAVSPLAAQAFGAGDVKLIRRSLRVGLWVALLMSLPMMASPLYGETILLALGQVPQSAALAQRYLNGLAWGIAPALGFIALRSMMSAVNRPQAPLWITVAAIPINAVLVYVLIHGLFGLPELGLFGAGLATTLVNLGTFLAALAIAAWRKPFSDYHPLARLWRIDWPLMRQLIAIGAPISFSLLMEYGLFSSAALLMGLISTTALAAHQIALQVTAVLFMVPLGIGMAATVRVGHAFGRGEPAAVRRAGLVATVLGIALVSALTIAIILGRYQLGRLFFGSSEAAAATVELTATLLVVGATFFIADGLQTIVGGALRGINDTKMTLVFAAIGYWCIAFPIAWVLAFHTGLGAIGVWVGFSVGTFVYAGLLILRFRMLTRRLAG
- the gyrB gene encoding DNA topoisomerase (ATP-hydrolyzing) subunit B, with protein sequence MTEPARQQAAENEPSNASEYGAESIRVLKGLDAVRKRPGMYIGDTDDGSGLHHMVYEVVDNAIDEALAGHATRVDVILNADNSVTVRDDGRGIPVDIHKGEGISAAEVIMTQLHAGGKFDQNSYKVSGGLHGVGVSVVNALSSKLGLRIWRDHKEHYIEFAHGDAVAPLKVIGDAPGKRGTEVTFLASSETFKNIEYDFATLEHRLRELAFLNSGVNIALSDMRHAVEKREEMHYSGGVEEFVKYLDRNKKAIVPAPIMVRAEANGIGVEAALWWNDSYHENVLCFTNNIPQRDGGTHLAGFRGALTRQVNGYAEANAKKEKIALTGDDCREGLTAVLSVKVPDPKFSSQTKDKLVSSEVRPVVENVLNEALQAWFEEHPSEAKMIVGKVIQAAAAREAARKARELTRKSPLSVSSLPGKLADCQEKDPAKSELFIVEGDSAGGSAKQGRNREFQAVLPLRGKILNVERVRPDKMLSSEQIGTLITALGTGISDEFSIEKLRYHKIIVMTDADVDGAHIRTLLLTFFYRQMRDIIDGGYLYIAQPPLYKVNRGKSEQYLKDERALEDYLIDTGLDDCVYIPGSGGDRTGRDLRSLIDDARAVRGILRSLHNRYNRKVIEQAAITGVLNKAIYGDPEKAAAAAQYIAARLDTLADEVERGWVGQYVEGQGFQFERTVRGVKEAAVIDDAFLGSAEARKLDEYTVKLQDVYARPGKLRRKDVEHMVYGPVDLFEAVTDAGRKGVTLQRYKGLGEMNPEQLWETTLDTNARSLLQVKVKEVDEADDIFTKLMGDVVEPRRDFIQEHSLSATIDI
- a CDS encoding FUSC family protein encodes the protein MTRARQMFDRIRSRRTQLGLAIRVTVAAVAAYALATALHLLLPLWAVLTSLIVTQMSVGRSLKATRDYMLGTIGGAIYGGAIAILIPYSSEAGLLGLLVLSVAPLAFIAAINPSLSAATVTAVIVLLVPTMHHSDPLTSAIDRVSEVAVGAITGLVVSFLVLPSRAVRQIRASAAKLLELIADAFTELLAGLTRGRDNDALHRIQDGIGSAMVNLNAIGSEAERERAARLSSGPDTGPLLRTILRLRHDVVMIGRATVVPLPANVQTRLAGPLTEVSMVIARFLRSAASALREGAGAPPIHPVHVALQHYAEAVAAVRHDGLIRGQPSDTAERFFALGFSLEQMHQNLCDLDRVVGEWSEAAADKPARVAE
- a CDS encoding MmgE/PrpD family protein, whose protein sequence is MAHETATLAAYVFNLKYQDIPAEVLDRAKVLTLDFLGSAIRARREAESTPSMLKMLEALALDTKGESTVFGDAKTWTPAVAALLNGALGHSLDFDDTHADSSLHPSAPVVPAAFAVGEMVGASGRDVLTAIVAGYEVCCRLGNALDPTSHYARGFHPTATAGTYGAAAAAGKLFGLSEQQLIAAFGVSGSQAAGSLQFLVNGAWNKRYQVGAAAMNGVIAATLARNDFVGSAESVEGKHGLLAGYTDDAHPDKAVAELGKTYETMKIGVKPYPSCRYTHAAIDALIAMRREHNLTPDQVKRVEIGLHRNGITLTGDAATKRHPTSIVGGQFSMFFTGALALDQGSFGWDDYSRLGDSAIDALADKFDVVQDDRLEIGRTHPFGARVSIITEDGVHERLYADPSGEPNSFPDAQAMQQKFLTLARPVLNARAEKFADAIMALERFERVAQATELGR